The genomic stretch AGGCCGCCGCAGCGCACCTTGGCCAGGGCGGGCGGATCATCACCATCGGCAGCATCAACGCCGACCGCATCCCGGTGCCGGGCATCGGCGTCTACTCCCTGACCAAGGCCGCCGTGGCCGGTCTCACCCGGGGCCTAGCCCGCGAGCTCGGCCCGCGCGGCATCACCGTCAACACCGTGCAGCCCGGCCCCACCGAGACCGACATGAACCCCGACTCGGGCCCGTTCGCCGAGTCCATGAAGCAGCTGATGCCGGTCGGCCACTACGCCCAGCCCGCCGACATCGCCAGCGCCGTCGCCTACCTCGCCCGCCCCGAAGCCCGGTTCATCACCGGCACCAGCTGGGACGTCGACGGCGGCTTCGCCGTCTGACCACGACCGGAAGCAGCCGGGCGGGGCCTCCCCCGACCCCGCCCGGCCCGCCGCCCGTCCACCACACCCCCTTCAGTACAGGAGCCCGCCATGCCCATCGGAATCATCGGCGCCGGAGCCATCGGAACCGCCCTAGGCGAACGCCTCGTCGCCGCCGGAGAGCAGGTCCTCATCAGCAACAGCCGCGGACCCGACTCCCTGCAACACCTCGTCGCCGCGGCGGGCCCCGGCCTGACCGCTACCACCGTCAAGGAAGCCGCGGCCGAGGACATCGTCGTCCTCGCCGTCCCCTGGCGGCGGCTGAAGGACGCGGTCGCCGCCACCGGTCTCGACGACTGGAGCGGCCGCATTGTCATCGACACCACCAACCCGCTCGGCCCGCCCGACTTCAAGGTCGCCGACCTCGGCGGCCGCACCTCCAGCGAGGTCGTCGCCGATCTCGTCCCCGGCGCGAAGCTGGTCAAGGCGTTCAACACTCTGCCGCCGCACGTCCTGGGCGCGAACCCCCGTACCCCAGCCGGACGCCGGGTGATCTTCCTGTCCGGCGACGACGCCGGCGCCAACGACCGCATCACGCGCCTGATCGAGCGCGCCGGCTGGGCCGCCGTAGACCTCGGCCGCCTAGCCACCGGCGGCCGCCTCCAGCAATTCCCAGGCGGCCCCCTGCCCACCCTCAGCCTGCTAAAGGAGAACTGACGTGACGGGACGTTTCTGGTTCCTGGGCGGTACCGTCGACGTGAAACTCGCAGGCCACGCCACTGAGGGCCGGGCGGCGCAGCTGGAGTTCCACGACGCGGAGCATCAGTCGCCCCCGTTGCACGTGCACACGCATGAGGACGAACTCTGGGCCGTCCTCGACGGCGAGATCACCTTCTTCGTCGGCGATGAGCAGTACGACCTGAGCGCGGGCGAGGTCGCCTTCGGGCCGCGCGGCGTCCCGCACAGCTACGTGGTGCGCAGCCCCACCTCCCGCATGCTCGTCACCTTCGCCCCGGCCGGGATCGAGGAGTGGTTCACCCGCAACGGCACCCCGGTCGCCACGGCCGCCGAACTGCCTCCGCCCTTCGACCTCGATGCCGCCATCACCACCGCGGGCGAATACGGCCTGAAGGTGGTCGGCCCGCCCCCGGTCCGCACCCCCAGGGCCAGCGACGCCGTCCCCAGCGGCACCGCCGCCCCCGAGGAGCTGCGCGCCTGGAACCTGGGAATCCAGGCGGAGTTCCGGGCGAACGGCGGCCAGGTCGGCGGCGTCTTCAAAGGCGCCGACATGGCTTTGCTGACCACCACCGGCGCCAAGTCGGGCAAGGACACCACCACCCCCATCACCTACTTCCGCGACGGGGAGCGAATTCTGCTCATCGCCTCCAACTTCGGGCGTGCCAAGCACCCGGCCTGGTTCCACAACGTGCGCGCCAACCCCCTCGCCACCCTGGAGATCGGCACCGAGACCCTCACCGCCCGCGCCACCATCACCGAAGGCGACGAACGCCACCGGCTGTTCACCCAGGTCGTGGCGCAGCAGCCGGGCTACGCCGAGTACCAAAAGCACATCGACCGGGTGATCCCGGTGGTCGCGTTCGAGGTTGTGGAGAGGCGATCCTGATGGGAAAGGCGGTGCGGTTCAGCCGGTACGGCGGGCCGGACGTGCTGGACGTCGTCGAGGTCGACGAACCCGTACCCGGGCGCGGGGAAGTGGTGGTGGCCGTCGAGACGGCTGCGATAAACCCCGGTGAAATCGGCATCCGCGAGGGCGTCTTCGCCGATCTGTGGCCCGCCCAGTTCCCCGAGGGGCAGGGAAACGACTACGCCGGCGTCATCCACGCGGTCGGCGCCGAGGTGAACGGGTTCCGGCCGGGAGATCAGGTGATGGGCTTCGCACCGCGCGCCGCGCAGGCGGAGTTCGTCCGCACGAAGCCGGAGCGGCTGGCCCGCAAACCCCCCGAACTGGACTGGGCACCGGCCGCGGTCATCCCCGGCGTCGGCGCCACGGCGTACGCGGAAGTCGAAGCACTCGACCTGTCGCAGACCGAGACCCTGGTCGTGTCCGCCGGTGCCGGAGGCGTCGGCTCGATCGCCGTCCAACTCGCCCGCCGCCGCGGCGCAACCGTCCTGGCCACCGGGAGCCGGAACAGTTTCGACTTCCTCACGTCACTCGGCGCCGTCCCCGTCGAGTACGGCGACGGGCTCGCCGACCGCATCCGCGCAGCAACCTCGAAGCCCGTGACCGCCTACCTCGACCACATCGGCCGGGGCAACGTGGCCGCGGCTCTCACCCTGGGCGTAGCACCGTCCCGGATCAACACTCTCGCCGACGGGGCGGCCGTCACCCGCCACGGTGTCCGCGCCGTCGGACAGGCCGAGGCCGACTTCCCCAGCGTCTGGGAGTACTTGGCGCGGCTGGCGGCGACGGGCGAGATCGCCTTCCCGATCAACGCGGTCTATGCGCTGGAGGACGTCCGCGTGGCCTACACCAGGCTCGCCGAGCGGCATACCCACGGAAAGATCGTCCTGGCGGTGGGCAAGATGGTGCGGCCCACCGCTCCCTGACCCTTCTCAATCGGCGGAGTCCGGCGGCAGCACGTCGCGCAGCTGTCCCCGGGCCGTGATCCCCAGCTTGGGAAAGATCCGGTACAGGTGGAAACCGACCGTGCGCGGGGACAGGAAGACCCGTTCACCGATCTCCCGGTTGGTGAGCCCCTCGGCCGCCAGCCGGGCAATCTGCAGCTGCTGGGGAGTGAGCTCCGCGAGCACCGCGTCACGGGCCGACTGGGGCGTCGTGGCCACACCCGACGCCCGCAGTTCGGCCAGGGCACGGTCGGCCCACGGCCGCGCCCCGAGCCGCTCGAACACCTCCCCGGCCGCCGCAAGCAGCGGCCGGGCCTCGATGGACCGCCGCCTGCGCCGCAGCCATTCGGCATAGTCGAGCCGGGCCTGGGCCCGCTCGAAGGGCCACTGATCGCCCGCCGGATCGGCAAGCGCCGCACGAAAATGCGCCTCCGCGTCGTCCGGGCGGGCCGGATCGGCGAGCAGGGCCGATGCCCGGTGCCAGATCGTCTCCAGGCGTGGCGAGCGTTCCCCGCCGGCCGCCCACCGCCGAACCGACTCCAGGACAGCCCGGGCGTCTTCGATCTGCCCGGCGCGTACGGCCGCCGCGGCCAGGTCGGCGAGATAGTGCAGGGAAGCGTGGTAGTGAACCGGCTCGGGACTCCGCCCTGGGGTGAAGGTGGCGCGCAGGTGCCGGTACGCGGCGCCGAAGTCACCGTCGGCGAGTCCGGCCGCGCCCAGCGCGTAGTTCATCCGCACCTGCAAGGACAGACATGTCGTCAGATCCACGCCCTCGACGGCCCGCCGGACGGCGACCCGCACCGCGTTACCCTCGCCGCGCAGGGCCGCCAGCGTGGCGCCCAGCACAGGAGCCGCCGCGACCACGTTCTCCAACCCGGCCTCGGCAGCGGTGCGGTACGCCTCGTCCACGGTGGCCAGCGCCTCGGTCCAGGCTCCGCTCTCGTACTGGGCATAGGCCAGGGCCTGGGCGACGGTGGCGTTCGCGCCGGCGGTGGGCGAGCGGCGCAGGTGGTCGAGAGCGGCCGACAGCAGTCGCACGGCCGTACTCGTCTCGTCCAGAACCCAGGCCGCGGCCCCCGCGTTCACCAGACGCGACAGCTGCAGATCGCGCGCCAGCCCGTCCTCCGGGCACGGCACCGGACCGCCCCAGATTCCGTCGAGCTCGCGGCGGACCCGGGCACGCTGTCCCTGGGGATCGCAGCCGGCCAGGATCCACATACGGTCCGTCTCGTCCCGCTGCGGGGAGACCAGCGAGGCGATGCGCAGCACCTCGTCGCGATGCGCACGCTCGCCCGAGTTGTAGGCGGGGGTCGTAGCGGTGGCCAGTGCGTCGAGTGCCAGAACCGGGTTCTTCTCGGTACTGGCCTGCGCGACGGGCAGCAGGAAGCCGAGTGAGTCCGCGAAGCGCGTGGTCACCGCCAGCGCCCAGCCCGCTCTGAGCGATGCCTCCGCGAGCAGGGCCGGATCGTCGGTCGCCGTCAGCGCCCGGGCGCAGATGTCACCCACCCAATGGGGATGGCCCGCATACATGGCCATGGCCGCCGCCCGGACCAGGCGCACGGCCTGCTGCCCCGGCTCGGGGCTGAGCTGGGCGGCGCGTTCCAGCGCGGTGGCGGCGGCCGCGTATCCGCCGCGGCGCTGGGCCCGCTCGGCACTGGCCTCCAGCTCTTGGGCGACGGGCTCGTCCACACCGGTCGCGGCCGCCGCGTGGTGCCAGGCACGGCGATCGGGATCCCCCGCCAGCACCTGCGCGAGCGCCTGGTGGGCGGCCCGGCGCTCACCGGAGGAGGCAGCCTGGTACACGGCCGACCGGACCAGTGGGTGCCGGAAGCGGATCTGCCCGTCAGTGATGCGCACGAGTCCTGCGCGTTCCGCCGCACCCCAGTCGTCGGCAGTCGCGGAGAGCGCGGCGGCCGCCTCCTCGACCGTGGACAGCTCGGCGGTTCCGGCCGCCGCGGCCACCAGCAGCAGGCTTTTCGTGGCTTCGGGAAGCACGGGCAGGTCGAGGGCGAAGATCGCTTCCAGCCGGTCGGTCAGGGGGAGGGACTGCTCCCCACTGCGCCGGGCGGACTCCGGGTCGCGGGCGGCGGCCCGGCACAGTTCGACGAGGGCCAGCGGATTGCCCGCTGCGAGTTCGAGAATGCGCGAGCGGACCCGGCCGATCGGTGCCTGCGGCTGCAGATCGAGCAACGCTCCGGAGGCCGCACGGTCGAGGGGCTCGACCGCCAGCCGTGCCATCTCGCGCAGGAACTGCGGGGGCAGCCTCTCGTCCCGCGCGGCGGCCAGGACTGCAACGGGCTCCCCCTCCAACCGCCGCGCGACGAAGGCCAGCACGTCCAGCGTGCCAACATCCAGCCAATGTGCATCGTCGACGACGATCAGCAGCGGTTGCTCGGCCGCGGCTTCGGAGAACAGGCTCAGGACGCCGAGCGCGGCGACCAGCGGATCCTGCGGTAGTTCGGCACCACCCGGCGAAGCCGAGGCGTCGTACGCCACGTCAAGACCGAATGTCCCCAACAAGGCGGCCCGTTGACGTACCGGGAGCAACGAGGCAAGCGTCAGGATCGGGCGCAGCAGCTGATGCAGCCCGGCATAGGACAGTCCGGACTCGCCCTCGCTGCCGCGACAGCGCAGCACACGGACGCCCGCCCCTGCCGCGTGTTCGGCGGCCGAATCGAGCAGAAGGCTCTTGCCCAACCCGGGCGCACCCGTCACGAGAAGGGCTTGCGGCCCTTCCGCGTCCAGGGCGCCGCCACGGGCACGCCGTACGAGGCGTGTCAGCTTGCGCCACTCCTGCTCCCTACCGATGAGACGGCGAACCTCGCCGTCACGCGCCGCACCGGCTTCCCCCTCGTGCTCCACCTGCTGCCGTCGTCCTTCCGTATCCGAGATGATCAGGTATATGCCCCTGGCTCACAGTAAGCGGCAGCAGGCGGCTACGAAGCCCAAACGGCCTGTACACGGGCAGGCTTGGGTGCGGAAGCTCCTGTGGTGTCCGGGGTCGGTTACATACGGCAGGCCGCTCCGGTAGACAGCAGTGAGTCCATCCGCTCGGGCGCCTTCCGCCCGTAGAGTCTTCTCTGGCCCCCGAGTTCGGCGAGACGTGATGTCCGCCACTGGCAGCAGCTGGGAAAGGGACACTATGGCATGCCGTAACGCGACACGCACCAGAAGCTCAGCCCTGGTGTAAAGCGACACGACCTGCGGGGGACACAGTCTTTGCCGAAACAAACCTGTTGCGCGAACTGCACTGGAGCCCGACCGCCCTCGGGATCGTCATGGGCGCCGGCGGAGTCGGCGGCATCCTCGGAGCCCTCGCCTGGCAGCCCCTGGAACGACGCTTGGGCCCAGGCAAGGTGATGCTCGGGGCGCTCGCCCTCAACCCACTCGCCCAGATTCCCCTGGTCCTCGCTGGCCCTGGGCTCGGCGGGCAGCTCGCCATCGGCACCGGCATGGTCATCCAAACCGGAGCCGCGGTGTGCCACGGCGGCCTCCAGCGCGCCGTCCGCCAGGAACTCGCCCCCGACCATCTCCAAGGACGGGCCCAGGCCACCGGAGCCTGGCTCGCCTTCAGCCTGCGCCCGTTTGCCGCGCTCGCCGCCGGCGCGCTCGGCACCCTGCTCGGGCTGCGCCCCACGCTCACGCTCATCACCACGGCCCTGGTCATTCCGTTCCTCCTGCTGTGGAACTCGCCCGTCCGCACACTCGGCACAGCCGCTCCCGTTTCCCTGAACGCCACCGAGGAGCCCGCAAACCCGTGACGATCAACAACCCGGCCGAATACTGGAACCCGCTGTGGCAATCCGGGCGCCGCTACCGCAGCCTCGGCCCCGAGGAGCGACAGTTGACCGGCCGGTTCCTCGGCGTCGCCCACGGTCGGCCTGCGCTCGACGTCGGCTCCGGCGATGGAACGCTCGCCCGGTATCTCCACGCTGACCTGGGATATCGCACTACGGCGATCGACTGTTCCTCGGCTGCTCTAGAGATCGCGCAGGCCGAGCAGACCACCTCGGACGGCCCGGTCTTTCGGCACCTCGACATCGAGACGGGGGACATCAGCGCGCTGCCGAACGCCGGCTACGCCGTCGTCACCTGCCGCCTGGTATTCGCCTTCATCAAGGACAAAGCCGCCTTCCTCGACCGCATCAGACGCTTCCTGCCACCCGGTGGGACGTTCTGGGTGGTTACTCCGCTGGCTGAACGCCTCCCGGAGGAGCGGAAGTCGATCGGGATCACGCCCCAGGAAGCAGAACTGCTGACCGCGCCCTGGTCATCGGCCCGAAGCGAAGACCTAGACGTGCTGCGCTGTTACGCCCTGCGCCCCTGACCCGGCACGATCCACGGCTTCGCGCCCTGGCCACCGTGACTCCAGCCTGGCGGGTCCGGTTCACGATGCCGGCGTTGTAGGCGACCGCCGACTTCGCGAGGGGTGGCAGCCTCCGCCCAGGCGCGGACCGGAACGCGCGCCCCGTTGCGGTAGATGACGTGCGTGAGTCTGTGGTCGGCGGCAAGCCGGTCGGCGAGGTTCTTCGCGGCCTGCCTCGCGGTCATGTTGCCTGCGGCCAGCAGGGGCACCTCCCGGCGCGCTGAGGAGTACCGCGTCGTTGAGGTCGTCCCCGGCCGCCCCAAGTCAGGCGAGGGCCGAGCGCCGGACGGCCGCGCGCTCCTTGGGGGCGGCTTGCGCTTCTCGCGCCTCGGCGGCCCTCAGCTTCTCCTCGGCGGCCTGCTCCCGGCGTTCGACCTCGGACAGGGCGGCCTGCTCGGCTTCGCGCTTGGTGGTGATGAACTCGGTCAGGGCCTCGGAGGTGTCGAAGCCGAGATCGCCGAGCAGCTTCTTCACGGCGTGCGTCCGCCATGCGTCTTCTCGCGGGCCAGCAGCCGCGACAGGTCCTCCTGCGTGACCGTGCCGCCGGCCGCGCCGCCGTCGCCTTCGGGCTTGTTGGAGTCGTCCTCGGGAGACGCACCGATCGGGTAGATCGGCCGCCCGTCACGGCGGTGCCCGACCGGTTCGAGCGGGTTGGGGAGTGAGGGGCGCGTCATGCGTGAACCATCCACAGGTCTGCAGCGCCCCCGCGCCATTGGTCAGTGTAGCGAGCGCGAACATCTGTCCAGCTCAGCCCTCACGTATCCCGCCGAGGCAAGATCACTGTCAGTGCCATCCCGTATCCTGACGGTCGTCGATCGAAGGGGGACCAGTGTCAACTGTGCGCTCTAGCCGCCGCATTGAGAGGGCAGGCGTCAATGCTCTTCGCGCACTCCTTGAGGAAAACGACCACATCGTTCAGGAGATCGATGGAGGTAACGATCACGGCGAGGACATGATCGTGAACTTCACGCGCGGCGGGAAGCGGACAGGCTGCTGGATCGCCATCCAGGTAAAGAGCGGCAAGACATACAAGCGCGCAAACGGGTACGCAATCCCCATCGAAGATCACTTCGATGATTGGCGCCAGAGTCGAATCCCGATCATTGGAGTCGTCTATGACATGAAGAAAAGGGAGCTCTTCTGGGTCAATCTGACCGAAAAGCTCAAGGCTACTGACCAGCACCCCGGCTGGGTGCAAATACCGAATACGTCACTGCTGTCGGAAGAGACAGTCCATCAGTTCCACACGGATGTCGCAACCTATGTCGGGGACACTAGGATGCAGATTCGCGCGGCAACTCAAGAAGATGCGCTAACCGAAGCGGTCCGCGCCAGGCAGGGACTGGACCCCCTGACAGCACCCAACCCCCTGTTCGAAGGCTTGGCCAGCTTCACCCTCCGCCACGAGGAGCGCCTTGACGTCATCGCAAAAGACGTACGCCGCGCTATCCCACTACTGATCTTGGCCACGATTATGATGTGGGAGTGGCCTCGCCAAATCCGCTTCGCCGAGGGATCTGCGGCCGCAAGTCCGGTCCTATGGGTACTCAACCTCTACGCCTTTATGTTTTTCATGGCGCTGACCATGTACTTTGAATTCCGAGCGGGCCGCTTCCCTAAAGAGACCTGGAGATGGCTTTCAGTCATCGCTAGCAATTTTCTTTGGATTCCATTCGTAGATCCCGATGGGGATCGCGGCTGGTGGGGCACGACCTGGATCATAGCCGGGAGCCTCACACCTGTAATCGGAATGGGCCTCTTGTTTATCGCTTTCATTCATTTCGCTCGCGACCGAATGAAACTTCGACATACGCAAGACGGTTAGAGAGCGCCAAGTCCCGTCAGTTATCGTTCACCTCCGAGGATTCGGTTACAAAGCTACTCGACGAGATCCTCGGCAGCTCCGGTCCAGCTTTTGGGAGGCCGAGGTATTCAGGCGCAGCGGCGTTGTCTCTGGTTGCGTCCGCGAAGCGGGCGGCGGGCCTCGAAGGCGCGGGCCTGGATGCGCTCGATCTCCGCTTATCCGTCGTCGATCGGGTTCCGGCATCGATTAGCATGCGGATGCCGGTATCCACCGACAGGACGCTTGCTCCGACGCCCTTGACCACTTCGTCCAGGACAGCGGCGCGGTCGGTCGGGGTGAGCGGTCCCCACATGAAGCGAGCGGGCAGGGACTCGCCCGCAGGCCACCCCTCAGACTGTCCGGCCTGGTGGAGGCGTTGCACCACGCGCAGCAGGGCGGCGTACTTGTGGGTGCGGGCAGGCGCATGGCGGCGACCAGCGAGTCCAGCGGGCCGAGTGCGAGTTGAAGGGCGTAGCCGGACGGCAGAGCGGTCGGGTGGCGCACGACGGCGGGCGGGCAGGCTTAAGCTGGTGCTGCTCGCAGACGGGCCAACAAGCCCTCCGTATCCGTTAGATCTGGAAGAACGACGTCGGCGCCAGCGGCGCGGAGTTCCGCCACCGAGTGGATACCGGAAGCGACAGCAATACAGCGCGCCTCGGCTGCATGTGCAGCACGCACATCGCGAGGCGTGTCTCCGATCAGCACGGTCGGCGTCGTCATCGCGAGGCCATGGGCGGCGTGAACCCGGGCACGGGCAGAGTCGACGAGACGGGCGCGGTCCTCACTGTCCTCGCCGTACCCGCCCACCGACATGTCGAGCAGGGCGTCGAGACCGAAAGCCCCCAGCTTGACGCGCGCATTCGCGGCGATGTTGCCGGTGAGCACCGAGGAACAGATCTCGCTGTCCGCCGCGAGCACCTTCAACGCCTCCTGGACCCCGGGCAGAACCCTTCCCCGCCGCCGTAGATCTTCCTCGCGGCCCCGCCCGGCTTCCTCCAGGGCCCGCTGCGCCGATTCCCATCCGGGGACCTGCAGACCGTGCTGTACGAACATGTCACGCATGATCGCCCGGTCTGTGCGCCCTTCCGTTGGCGCAGGCAGCTCGGCATCCCGCCCCGCGAGGGCCTTGAAGGCACTGGCGTAGATCTCTTTGCTCACGCCGGCGTTGTCTACGAGGGTGTGGTCCACGTCCCAGAGCACAATGAGCTGCACGCGCCCAGAGTATGCAGCGCGAACTGCCTGTTAGTAGTGCCCTCTTGGGACGTCCTGGTGTCCCACAAGATCTTGCCGCGTCCCGCGACGTCCTGCGAGGATGCGAACGTGAACGAGCGGCTGCGTACAGTGATGATCCAGCGGAAGGTGTCCCCGGAGGACCTCGCGGCTGCGTGCGAAGTCGATCCCAAGACGGTAGAGCGCTGGATCAGCCTGGGCCGGCGGCCCCACCGCAAGCACCGCTGGGCGGCGTCGCAGGCCCTCGGGGTGGACGAGTCGTATCTGTGGCCGCCGGAGGAGGACGACACCCAGGGCCAGCCGACGGAGCAGGCGGAGCTCGTCGCCGCCTTTCCAAACCGCGCGAGCTTCCCACAGAAGTCCTGGGTCCGCCTCCTGCAGTCCGCGCAGGAACACATCGACGTCCTGGTGTTCAGCGGAACGTTCTTCGCCCAGACCAATCCGCGCGTGGCCGCGATGCTCGCCGAGCGCGCCGACGCCGGCGTTCAGGTCCGCCTCTGTTTCGGCGACCCGGCGGGCAAGGCGGTCGCCATCCGGGACGAAGAAGAAGGCATCGGCGGCACCCTCTCAGCAAAGATCAGGGCCTCCCTCACCTACTACCGCAAGCTGACCGGCACACCAGGGTGCGAGGTACGCCTCCACGACACCACCCTCTACAACAGCCTCTTCCGCTACGACGACGTGCTCCTGGTCAACCCCCATGTCTGGGGCCAGCCTGCCAGCGCCAACCCGCTGTTCGAGCTGCGA from Streptomyces davaonensis JCM 4913 encodes the following:
- a CDS encoding nitroreductase/quinone reductase family protein; the protein is MTGRFWFLGGTVDVKLAGHATEGRAAQLEFHDAEHQSPPLHVHTHEDELWAVLDGEITFFVGDEQYDLSAGEVAFGPRGVPHSYVVRSPTSRMLVTFAPAGIEEWFTRNGTPVATAAELPPPFDLDAAITTAGEYGLKVVGPPPVRTPRASDAVPSGTAAPEELRAWNLGIQAEFRANGGQVGGVFKGADMALLTTTGAKSGKDTTTPITYFRDGERILLIASNFGRAKHPAWFHNVRANPLATLEIGTETLTARATITEGDERHRLFTQVVAQQPGYAEYQKHIDRVIPVVAFEVVERRS
- a CDS encoding NADP-dependent oxidoreductase, yielding MGKAVRFSRYGGPDVLDVVEVDEPVPGRGEVVVAVETAAINPGEIGIREGVFADLWPAQFPEGQGNDYAGVIHAVGAEVNGFRPGDQVMGFAPRAAQAEFVRTKPERLARKPPELDWAPAAVIPGVGATAYAEVEALDLSQTETLVVSAGAGGVGSIAVQLARRRGATVLATGSRNSFDFLTSLGAVPVEYGDGLADRIRAATSKPVTAYLDHIGRGNVAAALTLGVAPSRINTLADGAAVTRHGVRAVGQAEADFPSVWEYLARLAATGEIAFPINAVYALEDVRVAYTRLAERHTHGKIVLAVGKMVRPTAP
- a CDS encoding helix-turn-helix transcriptional regulator; this translates as MEHEGEAGAARDGEVRRLIGREQEWRKLTRLVRRARGGALDAEGPQALLVTGAPGLGKSLLLDSAAEHAAGAGVRVLRCRGSEGESGLSYAGLHQLLRPILTLASLLPVRQRAALLGTFGLDVAYDASASPGGAELPQDPLVAALGVLSLFSEAAAEQPLLIVVDDAHWLDVGTLDVLAFVARRLEGEPVAVLAAARDERLPPQFLREMARLAVEPLDRAASGALLDLQPQAPIGRVRSRILELAAGNPLALVELCRAAARDPESARRSGEQSLPLTDRLEAIFALDLPVLPEATKSLLLVAAAAGTAELSTVEEAAAALSATADDWGAAERAGLVRITDGQIRFRHPLVRSAVYQAASSGERRAAHQALAQVLAGDPDRRAWHHAAAATGVDEPVAQELEASAERAQRRGGYAAAATALERAAQLSPEPGQQAVRLVRAAAMAMYAGHPHWVGDICARALTATDDPALLAEASLRAGWALAVTTRFADSLGFLLPVAQASTEKNPVLALDALATATTPAYNSGERAHRDEVLRIASLVSPQRDETDRMWILAGCDPQGQRARVRRELDGIWGGPVPCPEDGLARDLQLSRLVNAGAAAWVLDETSTAVRLLSAALDHLRRSPTAGANATVAQALAYAQYESGAWTEALATVDEAYRTAAEAGLENVVAAAPVLGATLAALRGEGNAVRVAVRRAVEGVDLTTCLSLQVRMNYALGAAGLADGDFGAAYRHLRATFTPGRSPEPVHYHASLHYLADLAAAAVRAGQIEDARAVLESVRRWAAGGERSPRLETIWHRASALLADPARPDDAEAHFRAALADPAGDQWPFERAQARLDYAEWLRRRRRSIEARPLLAAAGEVFERLGARPWADRALAELRASGVATTPQSARDAVLAELTPQQLQIARLAAEGLTNREIGERVFLSPRTVGFHLYRIFPKLGITARGQLRDVLPPDSAD
- a CDS encoding MFS transporter translates to MRELHWSPTALGIVMGAGGVGGILGALAWQPLERRLGPGKVMLGALALNPLAQIPLVLAGPGLGGQLAIGTGMVIQTGAAVCHGGLQRAVRQELAPDHLQGRAQATGAWLAFSLRPFAALAAGALGTLLGLRPTLTLITTALVIPFLLLWNSPVRTLGTAAPVSLNATEEPANP
- a CDS encoding class I SAM-dependent methyltransferase yields the protein MTINNPAEYWNPLWQSGRRYRSLGPEERQLTGRFLGVAHGRPALDVGSGDGTLARYLHADLGYRTTAIDCSSAALEIAQAEQTTSDGPVFRHLDIETGDISALPNAGYAVVTCRLVFAFIKDKAAFLDRIRRFLPPGGTFWVVTPLAERLPEERKSIGITPQEAELLTAPWSSARSEDLDVLRCYALRP
- a CDS encoding DUF4365 domain-containing protein gives rise to the protein MSTVRSSRRIERAGVNALRALLEENDHIVQEIDGGNDHGEDMIVNFTRGGKRTGCWIAIQVKSGKTYKRANGYAIPIEDHFDDWRQSRIPIIGVVYDMKKRELFWVNLTEKLKATDQHPGWVQIPNTSLLSEETVHQFHTDVATYVGDTRMQIRAATQEDALTEAVRARQGLDPLTAPNPLFEGLASFTLRHEERLDVIAKDVRRAIPLLILATIMMWEWPRQIRFAEGSAAASPVLWVLNLYAFMFFMALTMYFEFRAGRFPKETWRWLSVIASNFLWIPFVDPDGDRGWWGTTWIIAGSLTPVIGMGLLFIAFIHFARDRMKLRHTQDG
- a CDS encoding HAD family hydrolase — encoded protein: MQLIVLWDVDHTLVDNAGVSKEIYASAFKALAGRDAELPAPTEGRTDRAIMRDMFVQHGLQVPGWESAQRALEEAGRGREEDLRRRGRVLPGVQEALKVLAADSEICSSVLTGNIAANARVKLGAFGLDALLDMSVGGYGEDSEDRARLVDSARARVHAAHGLAMTTPTVLIGDTPRDVRAAHAAEARCIAVASGIHSVAELRAAGADVVLPDLTDTEGLLARLRAAPA